The Miscanthus floridulus cultivar M001 chromosome 7, ASM1932011v1, whole genome shotgun sequence genome includes a region encoding these proteins:
- the LOC136464961 gene encoding uncharacterized protein: MNHKPNTRGTWIYLENEFLGQRESRALLSAEFHTAKQGSASITDFCRRLETMAATLNDFGDPIGDRTLVLTLLRGLNGKFRPMVSNLKMRQPFPTSEEARTLLLLEEIDIDDVDASEAAGASDPPPSSTTTALITAPRPPAGRSYIGQGQGHAGHDQGA, translated from the coding sequence ATGAACCACAAGCCGAACACGCGCGGCACGTGGATCTACCTCGAGAACGAGTTCCTCGGCCAACGTGAATCGCGCGCCCTGCTCTCGGCGGAGTTCCACACGGCGAAACAGGGGTCGGCCTCCATCACCGACTTCTGTCGCCGTCTTGAAACGATGGCGGCAACCCTCAACGACTTCGGCGATCCGATCGGGGATCGGACTTTGGTCCTGACTCTTCTTCGCGGGCTCAATGGCAAGTTTCGACCAATGGTTTCCAACCTCAAGATGCGGCAACCCTTCCCCACCTCCGAGGAGGCTCGCACGCTCCTCCTGCTCGAGGAGATCGACATCGACGACGTTGATGCAAGCGAAGCCGCCGGGGCATCGGACCCGCCACCATCCTCCACGACAACTGCACTCATCACTGCCCCGCGCCCTCCTGCTGGGCGCTCCTACATAGGCCAGGGCCAGGGCCATGCCGGCCACGACCAAGGCGCCTAG
- the LOC136462377 gene encoding molybdopterin synthase catalytic subunit-like has translation MAGADLPPPPPPEETPPAATAEEDEDLIEIVEEGSGRLDITRYVDHVRDLSAGAIATFEGTTRDHFAGRRVVELRYEAYAAMARRRLGAILREARSRHALRRLAVAHRLGPVPAGEASVFVAASATHRADAMEACRYVIDELKASVPIWKKEVYDDGEVWKENREFLDRHAGDAHGHGNGHGSAGCCGSKVRVQEA, from the coding sequence ATGGCGGGCGCCGATctcccgcctcctcctcctcccgaggagacgccgccggcggcgacggccgaggaggacgaggacctgATCGAGATCGTGGAGGAAGGTTCGGGGCGGCTGGACATCACCCGGTACGTGGACCACGTTCGGGACCTGTCGGCGGGCGCCATCGCGACGTTCGAGGGCACGACGCGGGACCACTTCGCGGGGCGGCGCGTGGTGGAGCTCCGGTACGAGGCGTACGCGGCCATGGCGCGGCGCCGTCTGGGCGCCATCCTGCGGGAGGCCCGGTCCCGGCACGCGCTGCGGCGGCTGGCCGTGGCGCACCGCCTGGGCCCGGTGCCCGCCGGGGAGGCCAGCGTGTTCGTGGCCGCCTCCGCCACGCACCGCGCCGACGCCATGGAGGCATGCCGCTACGTCATCGACGAGCTCAAGGCGTCCGTGCCCATCTGGAAGAAGGAGGTGTACGACGACGGCGAGGTCTGGAAGGAGAACCGCGAGTTCTTGGACCGCCACGCCGGCGACGCCCACGGCCATGGCAACGGCCACGGCTCGGCCGGTTGCTGCGGGAGCAAGGTCAGGGTCCAGGAGGCTTGA